In Calonectris borealis chromosome 25, bCalBor7.hap1.2, whole genome shotgun sequence, the following proteins share a genomic window:
- the POU3F1 gene encoding POU domain, class 3, transcription factor 1 yields MAATAQYLPRSAALMHPDGDRLHQGTTYREVQKMMHHEYLQGLAPAAGHAVGLAHHQWLPSAGTDWGSGGGGGGAHLPPAEHAKGGPPGPREELSAAAFHHRPHLVHQPAAGGAAGGWAQGGAHHLPPMSPPSGQPLLYAQPYAGLNGMLGPPAPALHHGLRDPLGAEEAGAHELAASPPPLGPPEPSDEDAPSSDDLEQFAKQFKQRRIKLGFTQADVGLALGTLYGNVFSQTTICRFEALQLSFKNMCKLKPLLNKWLEETDSSTGSPTNLDKIAAQGRKRKKRTSIEVGVKGALENHFLKCPKPSAHEITSLADSLQLEKEVVRVWFCNRRQKEKRMTPAGVPHPPMEDVYAQADTSPLHHALPGAVQ; encoded by the coding sequence ATGGCCGCCACGGCGCAGTACCTGCCGCGCAGCGCTGCGCTGATGCACCCCGACGGGGACCGGCTGCACCAGGGCACCACGTACCGCGAGGTGCAGAAGATGATGCACCACGAGTACCTGCAGGGGctggcccccgccgccgggcacgCCGTCGGGCTGGCGCACCACCAGTGGCTGCCCAGCGCCGGCACGGActggggcagcggcgggggcggtgggggcGCGCACCTCCCGCCCGCCGAGCACGCCAAGGGCGGCCCGCCGGGGCCCCGCGAGGAGCTGTCCGCCGCCGCCTTCCACCACCGCCCGCACCTGGTGCAccagccggcggcgggcggcgcggcgggcggctggGCGCAGGGCGGCGCGCACCACCTGCCGCCCATGTCGCCGCCGTCGGGGCAGCCGCTGCTCTACGCGCAGCCCTACGCGGGCCTCAACGGGATGCTGGGCCCGCCGGCGCCCGCGCTGCACCACGGGCTGCGCGACCCACTGGGCGCCGAGGAGGCGGGCGCCCACGAGCTGgcggcctcgccgccgccgctggGGCCGCCCGAGCCGTCGGACGAGGACGCGCCCAGCTCCGACGACCTGGAGCAGTTCGCCAAGCAGTTCAAGCAGCGGCGGATCAAGCTGGGCTTCACGCAGGCCGACGTGGGGCTGGCACTGGGCACCCTCTACGGGAACGTCTTCTCGCAGACGACCATCTGCCGGTTCGAGGCGCTGCAGCTGAGCTTCAAGAACATGTGCAAGCTGAAGCCGCTGCTCAACAAGTGGCTGGAGGAGACGGACTCCAGCAcgggcagccccaccaacctgGACAAGATCGCGGCGCAGGGCCGGAAGCGCAAGAAGCGCACCTCCATCGAGGTGGGCGTCAAGGGCGCCCTGGAGAACCACTTCCTCAAGTGCCCCAAGCCCTCGGCGCACGAGATCACCTCCCTGGCggactccctgcagctggagaaggaggtggtGCGGGTCTGGTTCTGCAACCGGCGGCAGAAGGAGAAGCGCATGACGCCGGCCGGAGTCCCGCACCCGCCCATGGAGGACGTTTACGCACAGGCGGACACGTCGCCGCTGCACCACGCGCTGCCCGGCGCCGTGCAGTga